Proteins encoded in a region of the Vicia villosa cultivar HV-30 ecotype Madison, WI linkage group LG5, Vvil1.0, whole genome shotgun sequence genome:
- the LOC131603617 gene encoding intracellular protein transport protein USO1-like: MFRWRSEKNKVKAVFKLHFHVTQVVQSGVVDSLVLSIVPGDIGKPTTRLEKAVINNGVCKWENPVYETVKFIRDPKNGRFGERVYYFVISTGLSKASTFGDVSVDFADYAEATKISNVALPIKNSHSDAVLHVSIQRLQENNDKREEEECEDTKLKPNDKSLRTYLSNGDAVSQTKSDSSEISQDVSGNGNSERAGLSADCRTSSGSDVTLSSSDGSFGLDTPRELGLRNTSIHPTKIGVPSVTNHFSEAHKPAVNALSSLYDVHQRSSHFRDSSGGSEHGLSTEGSIHGSHDALPRERSHQASDIEYEKLKAEVTVLARQVDVSDMELQTLRKQIVKESKRGQELTKEVISLKEERDTLKIECENFKSFRKRRDDAKVSSRSLMESGDLHTLVEEIRQELNHEKDMNANLRLQLNKTQESNAELVLAVQDLDAMLEQKNSEILSLSSNYKQTKNSHGFGRSVSNCETDDDEQKELDELVKNQNSPKETHLLEKKITDLYGEIEMYRRDKDELEMQMEQLALDYEILKQENHDIAYKLEQSELQEQLKLQYECSPPPGIDEFETHIQNLENQLKKQSEEFSNSLETIKSLENQIHILEEELEKQAQGFESDLDSVTHDKVEQEQRAIRAEEALRCTRLKNANTAERLQDEFRKLSMQMATTFEANETATMRALREASELRVQKKLLEEMLRNVKEELQSVKADYEVKVNELSDKIDTMTVQMQQMLLEIDDKSMQLENQKKHDELVGRDFQLLKAENEKLTVEISCLSEQVKQKEVSSSDLELMKKSLEEYETLLNTQKEERNELVSTISLLKKEAEQSLDELNRTRHLKDEEEKVGKLLHSELEALKAQYSDLERSHIDDETEKEILRKQIFQLNGELKKKDDALAEKSTLISQNSKEMTNLKEKIQTLKDQIKSKDIALKKSASSLFEKERELQSKIAELEDKVEELNQSIKVAADRSFTTTNDTSCALDENDAVVSSLKSHAHLSEKEAEIPVVGNNGDNRLSDVLTELSSLKEKDISMRTELKELQERYSEMSLKFAEVEGERQKLVMTVRSLKNARKH, encoded by the exons ATGTTTAGATGGAGGAGTGAGAAAAACAAGGTCAAAGCCGTTTTCAAACTCCACTTCCATGTCACTCAg gtGGTGCAATCTGGTGTGGTTGATTCTTTGGTACTTTCTATAGTGCCTGGAGATATTGGGAAACCTACTACCAGATTAGAGAAAGCGGTGATTAACAATGGAGTTTGTAAATGGGAGAATCCGGTTTATGAAACTGTTAAGTTTATTCGTGACCCGAAGAATGGGAGATTCGGTGAAAGAGTTTATTATTTTGTGATTTCTACG GGTTTATCGAAAGCTAGTACGTTTGGAGATGTTTCTGTTGATTTTGCTGATTATGCAGAAGCTACGAAGATTTCAAATGTTGCTCTTCCTATCAAGAATTCTCATTCTGATGCTGTCTTGCAT GTATCGATCCAGAGATTACAAGAGAATAATGATAAAAG AGAAGAAGAGGAGTGTGAGGATACCAAATTGAAACCTAATGATAAGAGTTTAAGAACTTATTTAAGCAATGGAGATGCAGTTTCGCAGACTAAAAGTGATTCTTCTGAA aTTTCACAGGATGTGTCTGGCAATGGAAACTCGGAAAGAGCTGGATTGAGTGCTGATTGTAGGACATCTAGTGGATCTGATGTTACATTGTCGAGTTCTGACGGAAGCTTTGGACTTGATACTCCCCGAGAACTTGGACTACGAAATACCAGCATCCATCCCACAAAAATCGGTGTTCCTTCAGTTACTAACCACTTTTCTGAGGCTCATAAGCCTGCGGTAAATGCTTTATCATCATTGTATGATGTACATCAGAGATCGTCACACTTCCGAGATTCTTCAGGCGGGTCAGAGCATGGTCTCAGTACGGAAGGTTCAATACATGGCTCTCACGATGCTCTTCCTAGGGAAAGATCCCATCAGGCATCCGATATAGAGTATGAAAAGCTCAAGGCTGAGGTTACTGTTTTGGCAAGGCAGGTGGATGTGTCAGACATGGAACTTCAGACTCTTCGGAAACAAATCGTAAAGGAAAGTAAAAGAGGGCAGGAACTTACAAAGGAAGTTATCAGCttgaaagaggaaagagataCACTCAAGATAGAATGCGAAAACTTCAAGTCTTTTCGCAAACGAAGGgacgatgccaaagtgagtagcAGGTCACTAATGGAAAGCGGGGATCTTCATACTCTTGTTGAAGAAATCAGACAAGAATTAAATCACGAGAAGGACATGAATGCAAATCTTAGACTACAGTTAAACAAGACACAGGAATCAAATGCTGAACTAGTTCTCGCTGTTCAGGATCTCGATGCAATGTTGGAGCAGAAAAATAGCGAAATACTTAGTCTTTCCAGTAATTACAAACAGACTAAAAACTCGCATGGTTTTGGGAGAAGCGTCTCTAATTGTGAAACAGATGATGATGAACAAAAGGAATTGGACGAGCTTGTTAAGAATCAGAACAGTCCCAAGGAGACACACTTACTCGAGAAAAAAATCACGGATCTCTACGGTGAAATAGAGATGTATAGGCGAGACAAAGATGAGTTAGAGATGCAGATGGAGCAGCTTGCACTAGACTATGAAATTTTGAAACAGGAAAACCATGACATTGCATATAAGCTGGAACAAAGCGAACTGCAAGAACAGTTAAAATTACAGTATGAATGCTCTCCTCCTCCTGGCATAGACGAATTTGAAACGCATATCCAGAATCTGGAAAATCAACTCAAGAAACAGTCGGAAGAATTCTCAAATTCTTTGGAAACCATCAAGTCTCTTGAGAACCAAATTCACATATTAGAGGAGGAACTGGAGAAACAAGCACAAGGATTTGAATCTGATTTAGATTCAGTGACACATGACAAGGTTGAGCAAGAGCAGAGAGCGATTCGAGCAGAGGAAGCTTTGCGATGCACCAGACTTAAAAATGCTAATACTGCAGAGAGGCTTCAAGACGAATTTAGAAAGCTATCAATGCAAATGGCCACGACATTTGAGGCAAATGAGACGGCCACCATGAGAGCGCTTAGGGAAGCAAGTGAACTTCGCGTGCAGAAAAAACTACTGGAGGAAATGCTGCGTAATGTCAAAGAAGAGCTTCAGTCAGTCAAAGCTGATTATGAAGTAAAAGTGAATGAACTTTCCGACAAAATAGATACCATGACAGTTCAGATGCAACAGATGTTGCTGGAAATTGATGACAAGTCCATGCAACTTGAGAATCAGAAAAAGCACGATGAACTTGTTGGCAGGGATTTCCAGTTGCTAAAAGCTGAGAATGAAAAGCTTACAGTGGAAATCTCATGCTTATCTGAGCAAGTAAAACAAAAAGAAGTCTCAAGTTCTGACTTGGAACTTATGAAGAAATCACTCGAGGAATATGAGACCCTCTTAAATACTCAAAAGGAAGAGAGAAACGAGCTTGTGAGTACAATTTCCCTGTtgaagaaggaagcagaacagtcACTTGATGAGCTAAATAGGACGAGGCATCTCAAAGACGAAGAAGAGAAAGTGGGTAAACTCTTGCATTCAGAGTTAGAAGCACTTAAAGCTCAATATAGTGACCTGGAACGTTCTCATATTGATGATGAGACTGAGAAAGAAATACTAAGAAAGCAAATATTCCAACTTAACGGTGAACTGAAAAAGAAGGACGATGCATTAGCTGAAAAAAGTACTTTAATTTCTCAGAACTCCAAAGAAATGACAAACCTGAAAGAGAAAATACAAACGCTCAAG GACCAGATAAAGtcaaaagatattgccttgaaAAAATCAGCATCTTCACTTTTTGAGAAGGAAAGGGAGCTTCAATCCAAAATTGCGGAACTGGAGGACAAAGTGGAGGAACTCAATCAAAGCATCAAG GTTGCCGCGGATAGGAGTTTTACTACTACAAATGATACTTCATGCGCCTTGGATGAAAATGACGCGGTAGTGTCATCACTCAAGAG TCACGCACATTTGTCCgagaaagaagcagaaataccaGTAGTGGGTAACAACGGCGATAACCGACTCAGTGATGTTTTAACTGAATTATCATCATTGAAAGAAAAAGACATCTCAATGAGAACTGAACTAAAAGAGTTACAAGAAAGATACTCAGAAATGAGTCTCAAATTTGCAGAAGTAGAAGGTGAAAGACAAAAGCTTGTCATGACAGTAAGAAGCCTCAAGAACGCTAGGAAGCACTAA
- the LOC131608040 gene encoding protein LURP-one-related 4-like — MAKAKVYPQEQESITSSESHVQCLSNKSERYTIWMKSLVLHSNGCTVYDSNGNIVYRVDNYNRKGRRKVNLMDIQGNVLCTIRKRLLAYGCWEGHKYLSSQEEQPWFHVKRCLTGKTACEIKVGSQNLCIERMSIGKSFGFRIVNKNGEMIAEAKQKQSSAGIVLSNDVLTLDLEAGTDHSLIMGLITVYGLICDLM; from the coding sequence ATGGCCAAAGCCAAAGTTTATCCTCAAGAACAAGAATCCATAACATCCTCAGAGTCTCATGTTCAGTGTCTCAGTAATAAAAGTGAAAGATATACAATATGGATGAAATCACTTGTTCTCCACTCTAACGGTTGCACTGTGTATGATTCAAATGGTAACATAGTTTATAGAGTTGATAACTATAATAGAAAAGGTAGAAGAAAAGTTAATCTCATGGATATACAAGGCAATGTTCTCTGCACCATCAGAAAGAGATTACTAGCTTATGGATGTTGGGAAGGCCACAAATATCTAAGCAGCCAAGAGGAGCAACCATGGTTTCATGTTAAAAGATGTCTCACAGGGAAAACTGCTTGTGAGATTAAAGTTGGATCGCAAAATTTGTGCATAGAAAGAATGAGTATTGGAAAATCATTTGGTTTTCGGATAGTGAACAAAAATGGAGAAATGATAGCAGAGGCAAAGCAAAAACAGTCTTCTGCAGGGATTGTTCTGAGTAATGATGTTCTAACTTTGGATTTGGAAGCTGGCACGGATCATTCCTTAATAATGGGCTTGATTACAGTATACGGATTGATATGTGACTTAATGTAA